A region from the Amycolatopsis camponoti genome encodes:
- the nirB gene encoding nitrite reductase large subunit NirB, whose amino-acid sequence MPTLVVAGHGMVAHRLVEAVRAEDPSGTWHIVVLSEEPRPAYDRVALTSYVDSWDPASLALPGSDYAGDSLVDLRLGELAVSVDRAARTVTTASGDVVSYDALVLATGSRPFVPPVPGHDLPGCFVYRTIEDLDAIRAAAVEKPGRGRRSAVVIGGGLLGLEAAKALRDMGLSPHVVEMAPRLMPLQVDEGGGSLLRRLISGLDVTVHTGTSTDAIEADDSRLLAKLGNGTELDVDLVVFSAGVRPRDDLARQSGLDVGPRGGVLTDSSCRTSDPAVFAIGECAAVDGRVYGIVAPGYAMAEIVAAQLTGGSGEFPEPDTSTKLKLMGVDVASFGDAHAKTEGALEVAVNDAVAGTYKKLVVTDDGKTLLGGVLVGDATEYNTLRALVGRPLPAEPGAILAPAGGGAAVGVDALPDAAQICSCNAVSKGAITRAIHEDGCDTVPKLKACTRAGTACGSCVPLLGKLLTACGVEQSKAVCEHFPQSRAELFEIVQATRITTFSELIGRYGSGSGCAVCKPAVASILATLGNGHVLGGEQMTLQDTNDRYLANLQRNGTYSIVPRIPGGEITPEKLIVIGQVAQDFGLYTKITGGQRIDLFGATVDQLPLIWRRLVDAGFESGHAYGKALRTVKSCVGSTWCRYGVQDSVGLAIELELRYRGLRSPHKLKSAVSGCARECAEARSKDFGIIATENGWNLYVGGNGGTTPRHAELLLSDVDTATLIRTIDRFLMFYVRTADRLQRTAPWIEELDGGLDHLRAVIVDDSLGICEDLDAAMAKHVDNYADEWKGVLEDPEKLARFSSFVNAPGTPDPAISFRSEREQKVPVMLGVPRFSNSEVRR is encoded by the coding sequence ATGCCCACCCTGGTCGTCGCCGGACACGGCATGGTCGCCCACCGGCTCGTGGAGGCGGTGCGCGCGGAAGACCCTTCCGGCACTTGGCACATCGTCGTCCTGTCCGAGGAGCCGCGTCCGGCGTACGACCGGGTGGCGCTCACGTCCTATGTGGACAGTTGGGACCCGGCGTCGCTGGCGCTGCCCGGTTCGGACTACGCGGGCGATTCCCTGGTGGATCTCCGGCTCGGTGAACTGGCGGTATCGGTCGACCGGGCCGCCCGGACGGTCACCACGGCCTCCGGCGACGTCGTTTCCTACGACGCGCTGGTGCTGGCCACCGGCTCGCGGCCGTTCGTGCCGCCGGTGCCCGGGCACGACCTGCCCGGCTGCTTCGTCTACCGGACCATCGAGGACCTCGACGCGATCCGCGCGGCGGCCGTCGAAAAGCCGGGACGCGGGCGGCGCTCGGCCGTCGTCATCGGCGGTGGCCTGCTCGGCTTGGAGGCCGCGAAGGCGTTGCGGGACATGGGACTCTCGCCGCACGTCGTCGAGATGGCGCCGCGGCTGATGCCCCTGCAGGTCGACGAAGGCGGCGGGTCGCTGCTGCGCCGGCTCATCAGCGGGCTGGACGTCACCGTCCACACGGGAACGTCGACCGACGCCATCGAGGCCGACGACTCCCGGCTGCTGGCCAAGCTGGGCAACGGCACCGAGCTGGACGTCGACCTCGTCGTGTTCTCCGCCGGCGTCCGGCCGCGCGACGACCTCGCCCGCCAGTCCGGTTTGGACGTCGGGCCGCGCGGTGGGGTGCTCACGGATTCCTCCTGCCGCACCAGCGACCCGGCGGTGTTCGCGATCGGTGAGTGCGCGGCCGTCGACGGCCGCGTCTACGGCATCGTGGCGCCCGGCTACGCGATGGCCGAGATCGTCGCCGCCCAGCTCACCGGCGGGTCCGGCGAGTTCCCGGAGCCGGACACGTCCACGAAGCTGAAGCTGATGGGCGTCGATGTGGCGTCCTTCGGCGACGCGCACGCGAAGACCGAAGGCGCGTTGGAAGTCGCCGTCAACGACGCGGTCGCCGGCACCTACAAGAAGCTCGTGGTCACCGACGACGGCAAGACGCTCCTCGGTGGCGTGCTCGTCGGCGACGCCACCGAGTACAACACGCTGCGCGCGCTGGTCGGCCGTCCGCTGCCCGCCGAGCCGGGCGCGATCCTCGCCCCGGCCGGCGGGGGCGCCGCGGTCGGCGTCGACGCGCTGCCGGACGCGGCGCAGATCTGCTCGTGCAACGCCGTCTCCAAGGGCGCGATCACGCGGGCGATCCACGAAGACGGCTGCGACACCGTCCCGAAGCTCAAGGCGTGCACCCGCGCCGGCACCGCGTGCGGCTCGTGCGTCCCGCTGCTCGGCAAGCTGCTGACGGCGTGCGGCGTCGAGCAGTCGAAGGCCGTGTGCGAGCACTTCCCGCAGTCGCGCGCGGAGCTGTTCGAGATCGTCCAGGCCACCCGGATCACGACGTTCAGCGAGCTGATCGGCCGGTACGGCTCGGGCAGCGGCTGCGCGGTCTGCAAGCCGGCGGTGGCGTCCATCCTGGCCACCCTCGGCAACGGCCACGTGCTCGGCGGCGAGCAGATGACGTTGCAGGACACCAACGACCGGTACCTGGCGAACCTGCAGCGCAACGGCACGTACTCGATCGTCCCGCGGATTCCCGGTGGCGAGATCACGCCGGAGAAGCTGATCGTCATCGGCCAGGTGGCCCAGGACTTCGGGCTGTACACGAAGATCACCGGCGGCCAGCGGATCGACCTGTTCGGGGCCACCGTGGACCAGCTGCCGCTGATCTGGCGCCGGCTGGTGGACGCGGGCTTCGAGTCCGGGCACGCCTACGGCAAGGCGCTGCGCACGGTCAAGTCGTGCGTCGGGTCGACGTGGTGCCGCTACGGCGTGCAGGACAGCGTCGGGCTGGCGATCGAGCTGGAGCTGCGCTACCGCGGGCTGCGGTCGCCGCACAAGCTGAAGTCGGCGGTTTCGGGGTGCGCGCGGGAATGCGCGGAGGCCCGGAGCAAGGACTTCGGCATCATCGCCACCGAGAACGGCTGGAACCTCTACGTCGGCGGCAACGGCGGAACGACCCCGCGGCACGCCGAGCTGCTCTTGTCCGATGTGGACACGGCGACGCTGATCCGGACCATCGACCGGTTCCTGATGTTCTACGTGCGGACCGCGGACCGGTTGCAGCGGACGGCGCCGTGGATCGAGGAGCTGGACGGCGGTCTCGACCACCTGCGCGCGGTGATCGTCGACGACTCGCTCGGCATCTGCGAAGACCTCGACGCGGCGATGGCCAAGCACGTCGACAACTACGCCGACGAGTGGAAGGGAGTCCTCGAGGACCCGGAGAAGCTGGCCCGGTTCTCGTCCTTCGTCAATGCGCCGGGTACGCCCGACCCGGCGATCTCGTTCCGTTCGGAGCGGGAGCAGAAAGTGCCCGTGATGCTGGGAGTCCCGCGCTTTTCGAACAGCGAGGTGCGCCGATGA
- a CDS encoding helix-turn-helix transcriptional regulator, with the protein MRASRLLSVLLLLQNRGRMTAEELAEELEVSVRTVYRDIDALSASGVPVYADRGRTGGYRLVDGYRTRLTGMTEEEAQSLSLAGLPVAAAELGLGTVLAAAQLKLYAALPQELRDRAGRVAERFYLDVPGWHRGIESLPALSAIADAVWSSHRIRIRYERWGQRVVERDVEPLGLILKAGNWYLAARCEGTDRTYRISRVLELTDLGEEFERPAGFDLATYWQEWSEQFERRMFPRVAVVRLSPRAQALVPFYAGSVGARALRHCRNEPDAEGWLTVELPVEPGEPAIGELLRFGPHLEVLEPADLRAELARAIEEMGAIYG; encoded by the coding sequence ATGCGCGCCAGCCGGCTCTTGTCCGTCCTGCTCCTGCTGCAGAACCGCGGCCGGATGACGGCCGAAGAGCTGGCCGAGGAGCTCGAGGTCTCGGTCCGCACGGTCTACCGGGACATCGACGCGCTGTCGGCGTCCGGCGTCCCGGTGTACGCCGACCGCGGCCGGACCGGCGGGTACCGCCTGGTCGACGGCTACCGCACTCGCCTGACCGGGATGACCGAGGAGGAGGCCCAGTCGCTGTCGCTGGCCGGATTGCCGGTGGCGGCCGCCGAGCTGGGCCTCGGCACCGTCCTCGCGGCGGCCCAGCTCAAGCTGTACGCGGCGCTGCCGCAGGAGCTGCGCGACCGCGCCGGGCGCGTCGCCGAGCGGTTCTACCTGGACGTCCCCGGCTGGCACCGGGGCATCGAAAGCCTGCCGGCCCTGTCCGCGATCGCCGACGCCGTGTGGTCGTCGCACCGGATCCGGATCCGCTACGAGCGGTGGGGCCAGCGGGTCGTCGAGCGCGACGTCGAGCCGCTGGGGCTGATTCTCAAGGCGGGCAACTGGTACCTCGCCGCCCGCTGCGAGGGCACCGACCGCACCTACCGGATTTCGCGCGTGCTGGAGCTGACCGACCTGGGGGAGGAGTTCGAGCGGCCCGCCGGGTTCGACCTCGCGACGTACTGGCAGGAGTGGTCCGAGCAGTTCGAACGCCGGATGTTCCCGCGGGTGGCCGTGGTGCGGTTGTCGCCGCGGGCGCAGGCTCTCGTACCGTTCTACGCGGGGTCGGTCGGCGCCCGTGCCCTGCGGCACTGCCGGAACGAACCGGACGCGGAGGGCTGGCTCACCGTGGAGCTGCCGGTGGAGCCGGGCGAACCGGCCATCGGCGAGCTGCTGCGGTTCGGGCCGCACCTGGAGGTCCTGGAACCGGCGGACCTCCGGGCCGAGCTGGCGCGGGCGATCGAGGAGATGGGCGCGATCTATGGGTGA
- a CDS encoding nitrate/nitrite transporter, with the protein MTNPTRRKENTVVHQGKHWIEHWEPENEEFWESTGKKVARRNLWFSVFAEHIGFSIWTLWSVIVLFMGKDYGFSAADKFLLVSTPTLIGGLMRLPYTFAVAKFGGRNWTVVSAALLLIPTILAAVVLHPGTSLGTFLLVAALGGVGGGNFASSMTNINTFYPEKHKGWALGLNAGGGNLGVAAIQLVGLLVIGTAGATAPRIVLYVYIPLIVVAAVCAYFYMDNLATVKGDTKAMREVVKDPHTWVMSFLYVGTFGSFIGYSFAFGLVLQNQFGRTPLQAAAVTFLGPLLGSLSRPAGGWLADRIGGGKITFFTFVGMALSTVVLILASTSKSLALFTVAFIVLFVLTGVGNGSTYKMIPAIFRAKAKVAIANGAEEAAELLKARRLSGALIGLAGAIGAEGGLFINLAFRQSFADAKSGVPAFVGFLVFYGLCFAVTWAVYLRKPAEQPTSERGLALAGAEV; encoded by the coding sequence ATGACCAACCCGACCCGTCGCAAGGAGAACACCGTGGTACACCAAGGAAAGCACTGGATCGAGCACTGGGAACCGGAGAACGAGGAGTTCTGGGAGTCCACGGGCAAGAAGGTCGCGCGCCGGAACCTCTGGTTCTCCGTGTTCGCCGAGCACATCGGCTTCTCCATCTGGACCCTGTGGTCGGTCATCGTCCTGTTCATGGGCAAGGACTACGGGTTCTCGGCCGCCGACAAGTTCCTGCTCGTCTCGACGCCGACGCTGATCGGCGGCCTGATGCGGCTGCCCTACACCTTCGCCGTGGCGAAGTTCGGCGGTCGCAACTGGACGGTCGTCAGCGCGGCGCTGCTGCTGATCCCGACGATCCTGGCCGCGGTCGTGCTGCACCCCGGGACGTCGCTCGGCACGTTCCTGCTGGTCGCGGCGCTCGGCGGCGTCGGCGGCGGCAACTTCGCGTCGTCGATGACGAACATCAACACGTTCTACCCCGAGAAGCACAAGGGGTGGGCGCTCGGCCTCAACGCCGGCGGCGGCAACCTCGGCGTCGCGGCCATCCAGCTGGTCGGGCTGCTGGTGATCGGCACGGCGGGTGCGACCGCGCCGCGGATCGTGCTCTACGTCTACATCCCGCTGATCGTCGTCGCCGCGGTGTGCGCGTACTTCTACATGGACAACCTCGCCACCGTGAAGGGCGACACCAAGGCGATGCGCGAGGTCGTCAAGGACCCGCACACCTGGGTCATGTCGTTCCTCTACGTCGGCACGTTCGGCTCGTTCATCGGCTACAGCTTCGCCTTCGGCCTGGTGCTGCAGAACCAGTTCGGCCGCACCCCGCTGCAGGCGGCCGCGGTGACGTTCCTCGGCCCGCTGCTCGGCTCGCTCTCGCGGCCGGCGGGCGGCTGGCTGGCCGACCGGATCGGTGGCGGCAAGATCACCTTCTTCACCTTCGTCGGGATGGCGCTGTCCACCGTCGTGCTGATCCTCGCGTCGACGTCGAAGTCCCTGGCGCTGTTCACGGTCGCCTTCATCGTGCTGTTCGTCCTCACCGGCGTCGGCAACGGCTCGACGTACAAGATGATCCCGGCGATCTTCCGCGCGAAGGCGAAGGTGGCGATCGCGAACGGTGCCGAAGAGGCGGCCGAGCTGCTCAAGGCGCGGCGGCTGTCCGGCGCGCTGATCGGCCTGGCCGGCGCGATCGGTGCCGAAGGCGGCCTGTTCATCAACCTCGCGTTCCGGCAGTCGTTCGCCGACGCCAAGAGCGGGGTCCCCGCCTTCGTCGGATTCCTCGTCTTCTACGGGCTGTGCTTCGCCGTCACCTGGGCGGTCTACCTGCGCAAGCCCGCCGAACAGCCCACGAGTGAGCGCGGTCTGGCGCTCGCGGGAGCGGAGGTCTGA
- the nirD gene encoding nitrite reductase small subunit NirD has protein sequence MTTSIERTWTAVCAAEAVPEYAGVAALFDGGVQVAIFHLPGDRWYALSNWDPCSGAAVLSRGIVGDAGGVPVVASPVYKERFALDSGQCLDTEGVTVPVYEVRVREGVVEVESP, from the coding sequence ATGACGACGTCGATCGAACGGACCTGGACGGCGGTGTGCGCCGCCGAAGCGGTGCCGGAGTACGCGGGGGTGGCCGCGCTGTTCGACGGCGGCGTCCAGGTGGCGATCTTCCACCTGCCGGGGGATCGCTGGTACGCACTGTCCAACTGGGACCCGTGCAGCGGAGCGGCGGTGCTCTCGCGCGGCATCGTCGGTGACGCGGGCGGGGTCCCGGTGGTCGCCTCGCCCGTCTACAAGGAACGGTTCGCGCTCGACAGTGGACAGTGCCTGGACACCGAGGGTGTGACGGTTCCGGTGTACGAGGTGCGCGTGCGAGAGGGCGTGGTCGAAGTGGAGAGCCCGTGA
- a CDS encoding uroporphyrinogen-III synthase gives MILPLTGFVVGITAARRADELGALLVRKGAGVRYGPAIRIVPLTDDTELRAATSALLESHVDAVVATTGIGFRGWLEAAEGWGLGDALLSRLSSSSLLARGPKVTGAIRAAGLSESYSPASESNAELLQHLLSADVSGKRIAVQLHGEPLPYFVDALRAAGAEVIEVSVYRWVGPVDPGPVDRLLDGVLDGSIHALPFTSAPAVASLVALARRTGRLPGLISALSGPCVAACVGPITAGPLAALGVPTVQPHRARLGALARTVSETLLARSPRFSAGGLSIELRGQAAVVDGEWREVAPAPMALLRALAASPGRVVSRRELISALPGGGEEHAVETAIGRLRTSLGGGKVVQTVVKRGYRLAVDGS, from the coding sequence GTGATCCTGCCGCTGACCGGGTTCGTGGTCGGCATCACCGCGGCGCGCCGAGCGGACGAGCTCGGCGCGCTGCTGGTGCGCAAGGGGGCCGGCGTCCGCTACGGCCCGGCGATCCGGATCGTGCCGCTGACCGACGACACGGAGCTGCGCGCGGCGACGTCGGCGCTATTGGAGTCGCATGTGGACGCCGTGGTGGCGACGACGGGCATCGGCTTCCGCGGCTGGCTGGAGGCGGCCGAGGGCTGGGGTCTGGGTGACGCTCTGCTGTCGCGGCTCTCGTCGTCTTCACTGCTGGCTCGCGGGCCGAAGGTGACCGGGGCGATTCGCGCGGCGGGGCTGTCGGAGTCGTACTCGCCGGCGTCGGAGAGCAACGCGGAGCTGTTGCAGCACCTGCTTTCCGCGGACGTTTCCGGCAAGCGGATCGCGGTGCAGCTGCACGGCGAGCCGCTGCCGTACTTCGTGGACGCCCTGCGCGCGGCCGGGGCGGAGGTCATCGAGGTCTCGGTGTACCGCTGGGTCGGGCCGGTCGACCCCGGCCCGGTGGACCGGTTGCTGGACGGCGTGCTGGACGGGTCGATCCACGCGCTGCCGTTCACGAGCGCCCCGGCGGTGGCCTCGCTGGTCGCGCTGGCGCGCCGCACCGGCCGGTTGCCGGGGTTGATCTCGGCGTTGTCGGGCCCGTGCGTCGCGGCGTGCGTCGGGCCGATCACGGCGGGTCCGCTGGCGGCGCTCGGCGTGCCGACGGTGCAGCCGCACCGGGCCCGGCTCGGCGCCCTGGCCCGGACGGTGTCGGAGACGCTCCTGGCGCGTTCACCCCGGTTTTCGGCGGGCGGGCTGTCGATCGAGCTGCGCGGCCAGGCGGCGGTGGTGGACGGCGAATGGCGCGAGGTGGCACCGGCACCGATGGCGTTGCTGCGGGCGTTGGCGGCTTCACCGGGGCGGGTGGTGTCCCGGCGCGAGCTGATTTCGGCGTTGCCGGGAGGCGGCGAGGAGCACGCGGTGGAGACGGCGATCGGCCGGCTGCGCACGTCCCTGGGTGGCGGGAAGGTCGTGCAGACGGTGGTGAAGCGCGGCTACCGGCTGGCGGTGGACGGGTCGTGA
- a CDS encoding DUF3224 domain-containing protein, protein MNAFTMKNWEENIVSGTDGGPRVAYAHASMAYDGVIEGESVCDLLLYYAGEGYESGTTTSPSFERFAGKVDGREGTFIVKHEFTFDAQGIASTFDVVPGSGTGELAGLTGSGTVGGAMGEKKMGYTFEYTL, encoded by the coding sequence ATGAACGCATTCACCATGAAGAACTGGGAAGAGAACATCGTCAGCGGGACGGACGGCGGCCCGCGGGTCGCCTACGCGCACGCCTCGATGGCGTACGACGGCGTCATCGAGGGTGAATCGGTCTGCGACCTCCTGCTGTACTACGCCGGCGAGGGCTACGAGAGTGGCACGACGACGTCGCCGAGCTTCGAGCGCTTCGCGGGCAAGGTCGACGGTCGCGAAGGGACATTCATCGTGAAGCACGAGTTCACGTTCGACGCCCAGGGCATCGCGTCCACCTTCGACGTCGTGCCGGGCTCGGGCACCGGCGAGCTGGCGGGCCTCACCGGGAGCGGCACCGTCGGCGGCGCGATGGGTGAGAAGAAAATGGGGTACACCTTCGAGTACACGCTCTAG
- a CDS encoding DNA glycosylase AlkZ-like family protein produces MDRRQVLAYRIAEHGLHRTAKDVTGLAVVRAGLQDSMRDTALLALVARLAEPVSPVDDPRLVLAWTLRGAPHYHLDLAEVTRALVPLDDADALARMLWQRKDLAATGLAASDVVFTAAAALRAVVKGPMTKGAVSTAVTKKLPPEFSRWCRGCNATHIQEQLMRIAAPHAGVRLVAGAPAATLAPLEGRGRMRKTPDVAAATSVVESYLRLNGPASPGEAAEFVGTARAVVDKTWPDDLAEVQVEGKKRYLPASRLAALENPPEPDVVRLLPPWDPFIQARDKTLLVPDPLRRKEVWKMLGNPGVLLADGDIAGTWRTKGSGAKLTFTVTAFDPLRPDVREEVEAEAARVAAARGFEKHVVTGMS; encoded by the coding sequence GTGGACCGTCGCCAGGTACTCGCCTACCGCATCGCCGAGCACGGGCTGCACCGCACCGCGAAGGACGTCACCGGCCTCGCGGTCGTGCGGGCCGGGCTGCAGGACAGCATGCGCGACACCGCGCTGCTCGCTCTGGTGGCCCGGCTCGCCGAGCCCGTGTCCCCGGTGGACGATCCGCGGCTCGTGCTCGCGTGGACGTTGCGGGGCGCGCCGCACTACCACCTGGATCTGGCCGAGGTGACGCGCGCGCTGGTGCCCCTGGACGACGCGGACGCGCTGGCCCGGATGCTGTGGCAGCGCAAGGACCTGGCGGCGACCGGCCTGGCGGCGTCCGACGTGGTCTTCACTGCGGCCGCGGCCCTCCGCGCCGTGGTCAAGGGACCGATGACGAAGGGCGCGGTCTCGACGGCGGTGACGAAGAAGCTCCCGCCGGAGTTCTCCCGCTGGTGCCGCGGCTGCAACGCGACGCACATCCAGGAGCAGCTGATGCGCATCGCGGCGCCGCACGCCGGTGTCCGCCTGGTGGCCGGGGCTCCCGCGGCCACGCTGGCGCCCCTCGAGGGCCGTGGCCGGATGCGCAAGACACCCGACGTCGCCGCGGCGACGTCGGTGGTCGAGTCGTACCTGCGGCTCAACGGCCCGGCGTCGCCGGGTGAGGCCGCCGAGTTCGTCGGGACGGCGCGCGCGGTGGTGGACAAGACCTGGCCGGACGACCTGGCCGAGGTGCAGGTCGAGGGCAAGAAACGGTACCTGCCCGCTTCGCGCTTGGCGGCTTTGGAAAACCCGCCGGAGCCTGACGTCGTGCGGCTGCTGCCGCCGTGGGATCCGTTCATCCAGGCGCGCGACAAGACGTTGCTGGTCCCGGACCCGTTGCGGCGCAAGGAAGTCTGGAAGATGCTGGGCAACCCGGGAGTCCTGCTGGCGGACGGCGACATCGCGGGCACCTGGCGGACCAAGGGCAGCGGCGCGAAGCTGACGTTCACCGTGACGGCGTTCGACCCGCTTCGCCCGGACGTGCGCGAGGAGGTCGAAGCGGAAGCGGCCCGCGTGGCGGCGGCGCGGGGGTTCGAGAAGCACGTGGTCACCGGGATGTCGTGA
- a CDS encoding FAD-dependent oxidoreductase has product MTPREVVIVGYGMAGARLADEIRRRDPIAERVRLTVLGAEKHAAYNRVLLSAVVAGGMSAESVRLHDDEWAARHNIDLRLGVDVTRIDRDKRCVELGDGACVDYDALVLATGANPWIPPVEGLEAGPGVVAFRSLDDCAKILDAARYGAPVAVLGGGLLGLEAARGLAGRGNQVTVVHPLGHVMERQLDPAAGHVLARQLTGMGVTFKFGATAARYLPGDGLKLDDGTLVPADLVVVAAGVRAETSLAVDAGLDVDGAIVVDDVLRTSDGRIHALGDCARHPGAPAGLIQPAWEQAEVLADVLTGTNAAARYRGTTAVTRLKARGIDLAALGETQLDAGTPDVEVLTFNDPTGGRYGKLVVRENRVTGAILLGLPDAAASITQFHDRGTLLPDDRLAVLLGRALPTGSAPAASPADLPAAAVICRCNNVTKSRLVEAWKAGATDTPALARATRATTGCGGCADAVGGIANWLAAQ; this is encoded by the coding sequence ATGACACCGCGTGAAGTCGTCATCGTCGGGTACGGCATGGCCGGCGCCCGGCTGGCCGACGAAATCCGCCGCCGTGACCCGATCGCCGAACGCGTCCGGCTGACCGTGCTGGGCGCCGAGAAGCACGCGGCCTACAACCGGGTGCTGCTGTCGGCCGTCGTCGCCGGCGGGATGAGCGCCGAGAGCGTCCGCCTGCACGACGACGAATGGGCCGCGCGCCACAACATCGACCTGCGGCTCGGGGTCGACGTCACCCGCATCGACCGCGACAAGCGCTGCGTGGAACTCGGCGACGGCGCATGCGTGGACTACGACGCGCTCGTGCTCGCCACCGGCGCCAACCCCTGGATCCCGCCGGTCGAAGGCCTCGAAGCCGGGCCGGGCGTGGTCGCCTTCCGCAGCCTCGACGACTGCGCCAAGATCCTCGACGCCGCCCGCTACGGTGCGCCGGTCGCGGTGCTCGGCGGCGGGCTGCTCGGCCTCGAAGCGGCCCGCGGCCTGGCCGGGCGCGGCAACCAGGTGACGGTCGTGCACCCGCTGGGGCACGTCATGGAACGCCAGCTCGACCCGGCCGCCGGGCACGTGCTGGCCCGGCAGCTCACCGGCATGGGCGTGACGTTCAAGTTCGGCGCCACCGCCGCCCGCTACCTGCCCGGGGACGGCCTCAAGCTCGACGACGGCACGCTCGTCCCGGCCGACCTGGTCGTGGTCGCCGCCGGTGTGCGCGCCGAGACGAGCCTGGCCGTGGACGCCGGACTCGACGTCGATGGCGCCATCGTCGTGGACGACGTGCTGCGCACCAGCGACGGCCGCATCCACGCCCTCGGCGACTGCGCCCGCCACCCCGGCGCGCCGGCCGGGCTGATCCAGCCCGCGTGGGAGCAGGCCGAGGTCCTCGCCGACGTCCTGACCGGCACCAATGCCGCCGCACGCTACCGCGGCACCACAGCCGTCACCCGGCTGAAGGCCCGCGGCATCGACCTCGCCGCGCTCGGCGAGACGCAGCTCGACGCCGGCACCCCGGACGTCGAGGTGCTCACCTTCAACGACCCCACCGGCGGGCGCTACGGCAAGCTCGTCGTCCGCGAAAACCGCGTCACCGGCGCGATCCTGCTCGGCCTGCCCGACGCCGCCGCGTCGATCACGCAGTTCCACGACCGCGGCACGCTGCTGCCCGACGACCGCCTCGCGGTCCTGCTGGGCCGGGCGCTGCCGACCGGAAGCGCCCCCGCGGCCAGCCCGGCCGATCTGCCGGCGGCGGCGGTGATCTGCCGCTGCAACAACGTCACCAAGAGCCGGCTGGTCGAGGCCTGGAAGGCCGGGGCCACCGACACTCCCGCACTGGCGCGGGCCACCCGGGCCACGACCGGCTGCGGCGGCTGCGCGGACGCCGTAGGCGGTATCGCGAACTGGCTCGCGGCGCAATGA
- a CDS encoding uroporphyrinogen-III synthase, translating to MGELSGIAIGVTAERRAEEFIGALERYGAEVRHAPTITIVPLDSDPELRAGTESVLASPVGFTVVTTGAGFRGWLAAAEDWGLRDRLVTALGASRIYARGPKAVGAVRGAGLREAYSAASESNAELFGTLAAAGIDGARVAVQLHGTPLPEHTAPLVTAGATLVELQPYRWYSPPDVTPVHDLIDAAVAGELGALTFTSAPAAANFLTLARSYGRYDELLAAMRGPLVCACVGPVTAAPLEAAGVRTVQPERQRLGALVKLLVTTLSTAG from the coding sequence ATGGGTGAGCTGAGCGGGATCGCGATCGGAGTCACGGCCGAGCGGCGAGCCGAGGAGTTCATCGGCGCGCTCGAACGGTACGGCGCCGAGGTCCGCCACGCGCCCACGATCACCATCGTGCCCCTGGACAGCGACCCGGAGCTGCGCGCGGGCACCGAGTCCGTGCTGGCGTCGCCGGTGGGGTTCACGGTGGTCACGACGGGCGCGGGCTTCCGCGGCTGGCTGGCGGCGGCCGAGGACTGGGGCCTGCGCGACCGCCTGGTGACGGCGCTGGGTGCGTCCCGGATCTACGCGCGCGGCCCGAAGGCCGTCGGCGCGGTGCGCGGTGCCGGGCTGCGGGAGGCGTATTCGGCTGCCTCGGAGAGCAACGCGGAGCTGTTCGGGACGCTCGCGGCAGCCGGGATCGACGGCGCGCGGGTGGCGGTCCAGCTGCACGGGACGCCGCTGCCGGAGCACACGGCGCCGCTGGTCACGGCCGGGGCGACGCTGGTCGAACTGCAGCCGTACCGGTGGTATTCGCCACCGGACGTCACACCGGTGCACGACCTGATCGACGCGGCCGTGGCCGGCGAGCTGGGAGCACTGACGTTCACGAGCGCCCCGGCGGCGGCGAACTTCCTGACCTTGGCCCGCTCCTACGGACGGTACGACGAGCTGCTCGCGGCGATGCGCGGGCCGTTGGTGTGCGCGTGTGTGGGCCCGGTGACGGCCGCGCCGTTGGAGGCGGCCGGGGTCCGGACGGTGCAGCCGGAGCGGCAACGCCTCGGCGCCCTGGTGAAGCTCCTGGTCACGACGCTCTCGACGGCGGGCTAG